A single Corynebacterium resistens DSM 45100 DNA region contains:
- the gatB gene encoding Asp-tRNA(Asn)/Glu-tRNA(Gln) amidotransferase subunit GatB: MTAPVYDYSDDVMDFDEVLERFDPVMGMEVHVELSTKTKMFSTSSAEFGDAPNTNVDPCSLGLPGALPVVNKQGVEWAIKIGLALNCKIAPYSRFARKNYFYPDQPKNYQISQYDEPIAYDGYLDVVLEDGTEWRVEIERAHMEEDTGKLTHLGGEGGRIHGATASLVDCNRAGVPLIEIVTKPIEGAGERAPEVAKAYVSALRDLVKALGVSDARMDQGSMRVDSNLSLMKKGATEYGTRTETKNINSLKSVEQAVRFEMQRQAACLQNGVEIVQETRHYQELDGTTSKGRPKETMADYRYFNDPDLPPVLAPAEWVEEIRATLPEMPWIRRARIQEEWQLKDEEMRDLVNAGALDLIVDTVEAGAKPAEARSWWVSYLAQKANEQGVELEALHITPQQVARVAELVSEGKLTNKLARQAVDGVLADEGDVDEVVKARGLEVVRDDGAIEAAVDEALAANPDIVEKYRAGNKKVTGAIVGAVMKATKGKADPAQVNQLIAKKLQ; encoded by the coding sequence ATGACTGCGCCTGTGTATGACTACTCCGATGACGTGATGGACTTCGATGAAGTGCTGGAGCGCTTCGACCCGGTGATGGGTATGGAAGTTCACGTCGAGCTGTCCACTAAGACGAAGATGTTTTCCACCTCCTCCGCGGAGTTCGGAGATGCGCCGAACACCAACGTGGATCCGTGCAGCCTCGGTTTGCCTGGTGCGCTGCCGGTAGTAAACAAGCAAGGCGTGGAGTGGGCCATCAAGATCGGTCTGGCGCTGAATTGTAAGATCGCGCCCTATTCTCGCTTCGCGCGCAAAAATTACTTCTACCCAGACCAGCCAAAGAATTACCAGATCTCGCAGTACGATGAGCCAATTGCGTATGACGGTTACCTCGATGTGGTGCTAGAAGACGGCACGGAGTGGCGCGTGGAGATTGAGCGCGCCCACATGGAGGAGGACACGGGCAAGCTGACGCACCTCGGCGGTGAAGGCGGCCGTATCCACGGTGCCACCGCCTCCTTGGTCGACTGCAACCGAGCGGGCGTGCCGCTCATCGAGATTGTCACCAAGCCCATCGAGGGCGCGGGCGAACGAGCACCAGAGGTTGCCAAGGCATACGTCTCTGCACTGCGCGATCTCGTTAAGGCCCTGGGCGTTTCCGATGCACGCATGGACCAGGGCTCCATGCGTGTGGACTCCAACCTTTCCCTGATGAAGAAGGGCGCTACCGAATACGGCACGCGCACTGAGACCAAGAACATCAACTCCCTGAAGTCCGTGGAGCAAGCCGTGCGCTTCGAAATGCAGCGCCAGGCAGCTTGCCTCCAAAATGGAGTGGAGATCGTTCAGGAAACCCGTCACTACCAGGAGCTGGACGGCACCACCTCCAAGGGGCGCCCCAAGGAGACCATGGCGGATTACCGCTACTTCAACGACCCTGACCTGCCACCGGTACTCGCACCGGCAGAGTGGGTTGAAGAGATCCGCGCAACCTTGCCAGAAATGCCGTGGATTCGCCGCGCTCGCATCCAGGAAGAGTGGCAGCTCAAGGACGAGGAAATGCGTGACTTGGTCAACGCCGGTGCGCTGGACTTGATCGTGGATACCGTCGAAGCCGGTGCGAAACCAGCTGAGGCGCGTTCGTGGTGGGTCTCCTACCTGGCGCAGAAGGCTAATGAGCAGGGCGTGGAACTGGAAGCGCTGCACATCACCCCACAGCAAGTTGCCCGTGTGGCTGAGCTTGTTTCCGAGGGCAAGTTGACCAACAAACTCGCCCGCCAGGCTGTCGACGGCGTGTTGGCTGACGAAGGCGATGTCGACGAGGTCGTTAAGGCCCGCGGCCTGGAGGTTGTGCGTGACGACGGTGCGATCGAAGCAGCTGTGGATGAAGCTCTGGCTGCCAACCCTGACATCGTGGAGAAGTACCGCGCCGGCAACAAGAAGGTCACTGGCGCAATCGTCGGTGCCGTGATGAAGGCCACCAAGGGCAAGGCTGATCCGGCACAGGTGAACCAGCTCATCGCGAAGAAGCTGCAGTAG
- a CDS encoding DUF4261 domain-containing protein, which produces MTTPDPHPGSSGPEEFVPEEYPPEEYAPQFLDPQIISAPLVNVVLFTRTPRLEEIIAELSTQFGEDLGELQIDEQNNAVAVEVYDDHLIHVTVIDEAPDGETYQLRYHPILTGEGTALDEVCAQAVVAILPSEDRLQLNRKLIDPRIGSAIIHAVTTEAIASVESAVLVHSSLAEATFNAGYYRYFVQEDRLEEVLASIWIVQAEVTDQPTNPQPTNPQLTDSQLTPPSNAYTAGLAPLGHPELIFRNTTIDPNELYEKLVNLVNYILNGGVLRAKDTLGFADDQILRVNEGAHPYAPEVPCVELQVTSPGA; this is translated from the coding sequence GTGACTACTCCAGATCCCCATCCTGGGTCCTCCGGACCGGAAGAATTCGTCCCAGAAGAGTACCCGCCAGAAGAGTACGCGCCGCAATTCCTCGATCCGCAGATCATCTCTGCCCCACTTGTCAACGTGGTCCTTTTCACCCGCACCCCACGCCTAGAGGAGATCATTGCGGAACTTTCTACCCAATTCGGCGAGGACCTAGGGGAACTCCAAATCGATGAGCAAAACAATGCAGTCGCAGTGGAGGTTTACGATGATCACCTCATCCATGTCACTGTCATTGATGAAGCTCCTGATGGGGAGACCTACCAGCTGCGCTACCACCCGATTCTCACTGGTGAGGGCACCGCGCTCGACGAAGTCTGTGCACAAGCCGTCGTCGCGATTTTGCCCTCCGAGGATCGTCTGCAGCTCAATAGGAAATTAATCGACCCAAGGATAGGCAGTGCCATCATCCATGCCGTTACTACCGAGGCGATCGCCTCGGTAGAAAGCGCAGTACTCGTGCATTCTTCGCTCGCGGAGGCCACGTTCAACGCAGGGTACTATCGTTACTTCGTTCAAGAAGATCGCCTCGAGGAAGTTCTGGCGTCGATCTGGATAGTCCAAGCCGAGGTGACTGACCAACCCACCAACCCCCAGCCCACCAACCCCCAGCTCACCGACTCCCAGCTCACACCACCCAGCAATGCCTATACTGCGGGACTCGCGCCGCTGGGACATCCGGAACTGATTTTCCGCAACACCACCATCGACCCGAATGAGTTGTACGAAAAGCTAGTCAACCTCGTGAACTACATCCTCAACGGCGGTGTTCTGCGTGCCAAGGACACCCTGGGTTTCGCCGATGATCAGATCTTGCGGGTCAACGAAGGCGCCCACCCCTATGCGCCGGAGGTCCCCTGCGTGGAACTACAGGTCACCTCACCAGGTGCTTAA
- a CDS encoding ATP-dependent 6-phosphofructokinase, with translation MRIATLTSGGDCPGLNAVIRAVVRTAAQHGSTVVGYEDGWQGLLEDRRVQLYDDAFIDRILRQGGTILGTGRLHPDAFKAGIDRVKANLADAQIDALIAIGGEGTLKGAKWLHDNGVPVVGVPKTIDNDVDGTDYTFGFDTAVAVATEAIDRLHTTAESHNRVMIVEVMGRHVGWIALHAGMAGGAHEILIPEAPFDIDDVCKRMARRFQLGEKYGIIVVAEGALPKKGTLDVGEREVDQFGHEKFQDISGMIAKELENRLDTDVRTTVLGHTQRGGTPTAFDRVLATRFGVNAAQACLNGDFGKVVALQASHIDLISFDDAVGELKRVPPKFYETAQALFG, from the coding sequence ATGCGTATTGCGACCCTCACCAGTGGTGGAGACTGCCCAGGACTCAATGCCGTTATTCGTGCCGTCGTGCGTACGGCTGCCCAGCACGGTTCGACTGTCGTCGGTTATGAAGACGGTTGGCAAGGGCTGCTTGAGGACCGGCGCGTGCAACTCTACGACGATGCATTTATTGATCGGATTCTGCGCCAAGGTGGCACAATTTTGGGCACCGGGCGCCTTCATCCCGATGCCTTCAAGGCAGGCATCGATCGTGTCAAGGCGAACCTAGCGGATGCACAAATTGATGCGCTCATCGCCATCGGTGGTGAAGGAACGCTTAAGGGAGCTAAGTGGCTGCACGATAATGGTGTGCCGGTTGTGGGAGTTCCGAAGACCATTGACAATGACGTCGATGGGACGGATTACACCTTCGGCTTCGATACGGCCGTGGCAGTGGCGACCGAGGCCATCGACCGGCTGCACACCACCGCGGAATCCCATAACCGAGTGATGATCGTGGAGGTCATGGGACGACACGTCGGTTGGATCGCATTGCATGCTGGTATGGCCGGTGGTGCGCATGAGATCCTCATCCCAGAAGCACCTTTCGACATTGATGATGTCTGTAAACGAATGGCTCGCCGGTTCCAGTTGGGGGAGAAGTACGGCATCATCGTTGTCGCTGAGGGGGCGTTGCCCAAGAAGGGCACACTGGATGTGGGCGAGCGCGAAGTTGACCAGTTCGGGCACGAAAAGTTCCAAGACATTTCGGGCATGATCGCCAAGGAATTGGAAAACCGTTTGGATACCGACGTGCGCACAACAGTGCTTGGGCACACCCAACGTGGCGGAACTCCCACGGCTTTTGATCGAGTGTTGGCTACTCGCTTCGGCGTCAACGCCGCGCAAGCATGTCTGAATGGAGACTTTGGCAAGGTCGTCGCATTGCAAGCCTCCCACATTGACTTGATTTCCTTCGATGATGCAGTGGGGGAACTCAAGCGGGTTCCACCTAAGTTCTACGAAACTGCGCAGGCGCTGTTCGGCTAG
- a CDS encoding DHA2 family efflux MFS transporter permease subunit, giving the protein MNETYPALPLRLPEAWRALFALCIGFFMILLDQTIVAVATPGFERDLGADYSQLLWVTSIYLLTFAVPLLVTGRLGDRFGPKNLYVAGMVIFTLSSLACGLAGSIEVLIAARAVQGIGGALLTPQTMSVINRVFPHDKRGSALGIWGAVAGISTLAGPLLGGLIMDFATWHWVFFINVPIGVVCVVLVWLWVPRFQPHRQRIDGLSVVISMVAMALIVYAIQEGEKAHWSAAIWAMLLAGVVLIGIFLWLQARVERRGKTAPLIPLGLFQRRDFAFGNLAIFAMGFAVAGMMVPVMLYLQNIHGLSPLQAGLFVTPMSLISGVLAPFVGRAVDKRSPRPMAMLGFSLMTLSTLGLVVFMRPEFPLWAPLCAFLLMGFAHGFVWAPNSTATLRDLPHDSIGAGSGMYNTTRQMGAVIGSAMIAAVLQARGETSGASAFAESLLPAAVVLVLGIVASALAVGSQTDQSESLSTSN; this is encoded by the coding sequence GTGAATGAAACGTATCCCGCCCTTCCGTTGAGATTGCCTGAAGCATGGCGCGCACTGTTCGCCCTCTGCATTGGTTTCTTCATGATCTTGCTAGATCAGACGATCGTGGCAGTGGCGACACCAGGTTTCGAACGCGACCTAGGTGCTGATTACAGCCAGCTGTTGTGGGTTACCAGCATCTATCTATTGACCTTCGCCGTTCCATTGTTGGTTACTGGGCGACTAGGGGATCGCTTCGGGCCCAAAAATCTGTACGTCGCCGGAATGGTGATCTTTACGCTCTCCTCATTGGCTTGCGGCCTAGCCGGAAGTATCGAAGTCCTGATAGCAGCGCGGGCTGTCCAGGGGATCGGTGGCGCGTTGCTTACACCGCAAACCATGAGCGTGATTAATCGCGTGTTTCCACATGACAAAAGGGGTTCCGCCCTGGGAATCTGGGGTGCAGTCGCGGGCATTTCTACCCTGGCAGGCCCATTGCTGGGTGGTTTAATCATGGACTTCGCCACGTGGCACTGGGTGTTCTTCATTAACGTGCCAATCGGAGTGGTGTGCGTGGTATTGGTTTGGTTGTGGGTGCCTCGATTCCAACCGCACCGCCAGCGCATTGATGGCTTGTCCGTAGTGATCAGCATGGTAGCTATGGCTCTGATTGTTTACGCAATCCAAGAAGGCGAAAAAGCGCACTGGTCGGCTGCTATTTGGGCAATGCTGCTGGCCGGTGTGGTGCTCATTGGGATTTTTCTGTGGTTACAAGCGCGGGTGGAGCGCCGTGGTAAAACAGCCCCTTTGATTCCGCTGGGGCTTTTCCAGCGCCGCGATTTCGCTTTCGGTAACTTGGCGATCTTCGCTATGGGGTTCGCAGTCGCGGGCATGATGGTGCCCGTTATGTTGTACCTGCAGAACATTCATGGATTGTCACCGCTGCAAGCAGGACTTTTTGTGACGCCGATGTCCCTGATTTCGGGTGTCCTCGCCCCTTTTGTGGGGCGCGCAGTGGACAAGCGCTCTCCGCGCCCCATGGCCATGCTCGGATTTAGCCTCATGACCCTCAGTACGTTGGGGCTGGTGGTTTTCATGCGTCCAGAGTTCCCGCTGTGGGCACCCTTGTGCGCATTTTTGCTCATGGGTTTTGCACACGGATTCGTCTGGGCGCCGAATTCGACAGCTACGTTGCGCGACTTGCCACACGATTCCATCGGCGCAGGATCCGGGATGTACAACACCACCCGTCAGATGGGCGCAGTCATTGGTTCGGCCATGATTGCTGCCGTACTGCAAGCTAGGGGTGAAACCAGCGGGGCATCGGCATTCGCAGAATCTCTCTTGCCCGCAGCAGTGGTGCTCGTGCTCGGCATTGTGGCATCCGCCTTGGCTGTGGGATCCCAAACCGACCAAAGCGAGAGCCTGAGTACTAGCAACTAG
- a CDS encoding NUDIX domain-containing protein, which yields MTGDGWAVGVDGSRRWGTLGAAGLMLITVHGEVLMQHRAKWTNRGGTWALPGGAIDIGESSADAALRETWEETGVAPALVTVRGEVVTSRIELSHVLTRQPLSTEDLELVENFRDEVEDIGDPLDPRVKELMSEKRIVHPEHGGHLTFGLGGRFWWEIPDNTVNEWRYTVVLGTCESQLELHPTAESTDLKWQPIEQLEQLDLMPEFAESVPTLRAEAMRLGLV from the coding sequence ATGACAGGCGATGGTTGGGCAGTTGGAGTAGACGGCTCCCGGCGCTGGGGCACCTTGGGTGCTGCAGGGCTGATGCTGATCACTGTGCATGGAGAGGTTCTCATGCAGCATCGTGCGAAGTGGACTAACCGCGGGGGAACGTGGGCTCTGCCGGGCGGAGCAATAGATATCGGCGAATCGAGCGCTGATGCCGCCTTGCGTGAGACATGGGAGGAAACTGGCGTTGCACCAGCGCTGGTTACAGTGCGAGGGGAAGTAGTGACCTCGCGCATCGAGCTCAGTCATGTTCTCACCCGGCAACCGCTATCTACTGAGGACTTAGAACTGGTGGAGAACTTCCGCGATGAAGTTGAAGATATCGGTGATCCACTGGACCCGCGGGTAAAGGAATTGATGAGCGAGAAACGCATAGTGCACCCCGAGCACGGCGGTCACCTCACGTTTGGCCTCGGCGGTCGATTTTGGTGGGAAATCCCGGATAACACTGTCAATGAATGGCGCTACACGGTGGTCTTGGGCACGTGCGAGTCGCAATTGGAATTGCACCCGACTGCAGAATCCACTGATTTGAAATGGCAGCCGATCGAACAGCTTGAGCAGTTGGATCTCATGCCTGAATTTGCTGAAAGTGTGCCGACTTTGCGCGCTGAGGCGATGCGACTAGGGCTTGTGTAA
- the gatA gene encoding Asp-tRNA(Asn)/Glu-tRNA(Gln) amidotransferase subunit GatA — protein sequence MTENSSSSSKYVVASRDDSDYTTWTAAELAEKIHSREISAVEVTQAHLDRIGEVDGDINAFLHVSGNTALAAAATVDDALAAGDQPTSKLAGVPLALKDVFTTTDAPTTCASKMLEGYMSPYDATVTLRLRAAGIPILGKTNMDEFAMGSSTENSAYGPTKNPYDLERTPGGSGGGSSAALAAGMAPLAIGTDTGGSIRQPAALTNTVGVKPTYGTVSRYGLVACASSLDQGGPTARTVLDTALLHEVIAGHDANDATSSKREVAPVVDAATAGANGDLSGVKLGVVKQFERPEAFQKGVLDAYHANLEQLKSQGAELVEVDCPNFDHAMNAYYLILPCEVSSNLARFDGMRYGQRKGDDGTNSADQVMSLTRAEGFGDEVKRRIMLGTYALSVGYYDAYYLQAQRVRNLIAQDFASAFEKVDAIVSPVTPSTAFKLGEKLDDPLAMYMFDLFTLPLNLAGVCGMSVPGGFAADTNLPTGLQIMAGAHKDDNLYRVGAAFEAGRK from the coding sequence ATGACTGAAAATTCTTCCTCGTCCTCCAAGTACGTTGTCGCCAGCCGCGATGACTCGGATTACACAACGTGGACTGCAGCTGAGCTGGCAGAAAAGATTCACTCTCGCGAGATTTCCGCCGTTGAGGTAACCCAGGCCCACCTTGATCGAATCGGTGAGGTTGATGGCGATATCAATGCTTTCTTGCATGTCAGTGGCAACACGGCGCTAGCAGCGGCTGCGACCGTTGACGATGCTTTGGCCGCAGGTGACCAGCCGACGTCCAAGCTCGCCGGCGTGCCTCTGGCGCTGAAGGACGTATTCACCACGACGGATGCCCCGACGACGTGCGCTTCCAAAATGCTCGAGGGGTACATGAGCCCTTACGACGCCACGGTGACCTTGCGCCTGCGCGCCGCCGGCATCCCAATCTTGGGTAAAACCAACATGGATGAATTTGCCATGGGTTCTTCTACGGAAAACTCCGCATATGGCCCAACGAAGAATCCTTATGACCTAGAGCGCACCCCAGGTGGCTCCGGCGGCGGCTCCTCCGCAGCTTTGGCAGCAGGCATGGCGCCACTTGCTATCGGCACGGATACAGGTGGCTCTATTCGTCAGCCTGCCGCGTTGACCAATACCGTGGGTGTTAAGCCAACCTACGGCACCGTGTCTCGCTATGGCCTGGTGGCGTGCGCCTCTTCTTTGGATCAGGGTGGCCCTACCGCACGTACCGTTTTGGACACCGCTCTGCTGCACGAAGTCATCGCAGGTCATGACGCCAACGATGCTACTTCTTCCAAGCGTGAAGTAGCTCCTGTTGTTGACGCCGCCACGGCCGGCGCGAACGGAGACCTCAGCGGGGTCAAGCTGGGAGTGGTTAAGCAATTTGAGCGACCTGAGGCCTTCCAAAAGGGTGTGTTGGATGCCTATCACGCCAACTTGGAACAGCTGAAGTCCCAAGGCGCGGAGTTAGTTGAGGTCGATTGCCCGAACTTCGATCATGCGATGAATGCCTACTACTTGATCTTGCCTTGTGAGGTTTCTTCCAACCTTGCCCGCTTCGACGGCATGCGGTACGGGCAACGCAAGGGTGACGATGGAACCAACAGTGCCGACCAAGTAATGAGCCTGACCCGCGCCGAAGGCTTCGGCGATGAGGTTAAGCGCCGCATCATGCTGGGCACCTACGCACTGTCCGTGGGTTACTACGATGCCTACTACCTGCAGGCACAGCGTGTGCGTAACCTGATCGCCCAGGACTTCGCGTCAGCTTTTGAAAAGGTTGATGCGATTGTTTCCCCGGTAACGCCATCGACGGCCTTCAAGCTGGGCGAGAAGTTGGACGATCCTTTGGCGATGTACATGTTTGACCTATTCACCCTGCCACTGAACTTGGCCGGCGTGTGTGGCATGAGTGTTCCCGGTGGTTTCGCTGCGGACACCAACCTGCCCACCGGCTTGCAGATCATGGCTGGCGCGCACAAGGACGACAACCTGTACCGGGTGGGTGCCGCATTCGAAGCTGGTCGGAAGTAA
- the gatC gene encoding Asp-tRNA(Asn)/Glu-tRNA(Gln) amidotransferase subunit GatC: MSEISRDDVAHLAKLARLKLSEDELEHFATQIDGIVDHVAAIREVDTEGVEPLSHPTQNVDGTESVMREDVVIPSLTAEQALDQAPAAEDQRFMVPQILGE, translated from the coding sequence ATGTCTGAAATTTCGCGTGATGATGTAGCCCACTTGGCCAAGTTGGCCCGATTGAAGCTTTCGGAAGATGAGCTCGAACACTTCGCCACTCAAATCGACGGCATCGTTGATCACGTGGCGGCAATCCGCGAGGTGGATACGGAAGGTGTGGAGCCACTCAGCCACCCCACTCAGAACGTTGATGGTACCGAGTCCGTGATGCGCGAGGACGTTGTTATCCCTAGCCTGACGGCCGAACAGGCGCTGGATCAGGCGCCGGCTGCTGAAGATCAGCGCTTCATGGTTCCGCAGATCTTGGGCGAGTAG
- a CDS encoding ACT domain-containing protein, translating to MSYLMRVRMPDAPGALGQLAVAIGTVGGDIRGVDIVGNGDAAEDIGTVVDDIVVNLPSGCLPDALITAAQEVDGVYVDSIRPFSGTVDRRGQVKMLADVADRRQNRTEALDLMMDSLPQSMTAGWSIVLDTEPRTHRVAASSAAPADNGKELESAPVVEARVLNSEREDWIPENWAVMDSALAATPIQGTSLLLVIGRPGGPDFLLSEVEHLRQMGSIVGAFFS from the coding sequence ATGTCCTACTTAATGCGTGTGCGTATGCCCGATGCCCCAGGCGCCCTCGGTCAATTAGCTGTGGCGATTGGCACTGTCGGCGGAGATATCCGTGGCGTTGACATCGTGGGCAACGGGGACGCGGCAGAGGATATCGGCACCGTTGTCGACGATATTGTGGTCAACCTCCCCTCCGGCTGCCTGCCCGATGCACTGATCACCGCAGCTCAAGAGGTGGATGGGGTGTACGTTGACTCCATCCGTCCATTTTCGGGCACAGTAGACCGCCGTGGTCAGGTCAAGATGCTCGCCGATGTAGCGGATCGGCGCCAGAACCGCACTGAAGCACTCGATCTCATGATGGACAGCCTGCCGCAATCAATGACGGCTGGCTGGTCGATTGTGCTGGACACGGAACCGCGTACCCACCGAGTAGCTGCTTCGTCGGCGGCGCCAGCGGACAATGGCAAAGAATTAGAATCCGCACCTGTTGTTGAGGCGCGCGTACTGAACTCCGAACGCGAGGATTGGATCCCCGAAAACTGGGCAGTCATGGATTCCGCCCTAGCGGCGACCCCCATCCAGGGGACATCACTTCTGCTGGTCATCGGGCGCCCGGGCGGTCCGGATTTCCTCCTGTCAGAGGTCGAACACCTGCGCCAGATGGGCTCAATTGTCGGCGCGTTTTTCAGCTAG
- the ilvA gene encoding threonine ammonia-lyase, biosynthetic, which produces MVMTGADYLRNIVAAPVYQAAIHTPLDDMPSLSERIGNTVLIKREDLQPVHSFKIRGAFNKMAQLTEKERARGVVAASAGNHAQGVALSGQKLGIRSIIVMPEPTPSIKVDAVRSFGGEVLLHGASFDEAKAKAMELSETKGMVWVAPFDDEAVIAGQGTIGLEIFQSCSDADRVFVPVGGGGIAAGIAVLLKQLRPSIQVIGVEPEESACLGAALRAGEPVTLDHVSLFAEGVAVKQIGAETFRLCKEYLDDCVTVTSDELAAATKDIYDDTRAIAEPAGAVALAGLKAYVGQHGVEKEKLVCVLSGANMNFHSLRYVSERAELGEGTEGIFGVTIPEVEGAFLDFCKVLGGRSVTEFSYRVGERKGDAPKARIFVGVRVTDGKRERAAIVRDLEGQGYGVVDLSDDEVAKEHVRYMIGGHPPHHISERVYSFEFPERPGALQHFLEVLGTRWNISMFHYRSFGMDYGRILTAFENVGNDGAFERHLAELGYHATEVSDSDSYAFFLRSSE; this is translated from the coding sequence ATGGTGATGACTGGCGCTGACTATTTGCGAAACATTGTGGCCGCCCCCGTGTACCAAGCGGCGATCCACACCCCATTAGACGATATGCCCTCGCTCAGTGAACGCATCGGCAATACCGTCCTCATTAAGCGGGAAGACCTCCAGCCGGTCCATAGCTTCAAAATCCGTGGTGCTTTCAACAAGATGGCGCAGCTCACGGAAAAAGAAAGAGCGCGTGGCGTGGTTGCCGCTTCCGCGGGAAATCACGCCCAGGGCGTAGCGCTTTCTGGGCAAAAGCTCGGTATCCGCTCCATCATCGTCATGCCCGAGCCCACGCCATCTATCAAGGTGGATGCTGTTCGTAGCTTCGGTGGGGAAGTTCTTTTGCATGGCGCCAGTTTTGACGAAGCCAAGGCGAAGGCCATGGAACTTTCGGAAACCAAGGGAATGGTCTGGGTTGCACCTTTCGACGATGAAGCCGTGATCGCTGGGCAAGGCACAATCGGTCTTGAGATTTTCCAGTCTTGCTCCGATGCCGACCGAGTCTTTGTTCCCGTTGGCGGTGGCGGTATTGCTGCGGGGATTGCGGTTTTGCTGAAACAGTTGCGGCCTAGCATCCAAGTTATCGGCGTGGAACCCGAAGAATCAGCTTGTCTGGGCGCAGCGCTACGCGCCGGCGAACCCGTCACCTTGGACCACGTCAGCTTGTTCGCGGAAGGCGTGGCCGTCAAACAAATCGGTGCGGAAACCTTCCGTCTTTGCAAGGAATACCTCGACGATTGCGTTACGGTGACCTCGGATGAACTGGCCGCAGCAACCAAGGACATCTACGACGACACCCGCGCCATTGCCGAACCTGCCGGTGCAGTTGCGCTCGCGGGGCTGAAGGCGTATGTCGGGCAGCATGGCGTCGAGAAAGAAAAGTTAGTGTGCGTGCTGTCGGGTGCGAACATGAACTTCCATTCGCTACGCTACGTCAGCGAACGCGCGGAGCTCGGTGAAGGGACGGAGGGCATCTTTGGTGTCACAATCCCCGAGGTCGAAGGTGCTTTCCTGGACTTCTGCAAGGTGCTGGGTGGCAGGTCTGTCACCGAGTTTTCATACCGTGTGGGCGAGAGGAAGGGCGACGCCCCCAAGGCCCGCATTTTCGTTGGTGTGCGGGTCACCGACGGCAAGCGAGAACGAGCTGCCATCGTTCGTGATCTAGAAGGCCAAGGCTACGGAGTTGTCGACCTATCCGATGATGAGGTGGCCAAGGAGCATGTTCGCTACATGATCGGCGGACATCCGCCGCACCACATCAGCGAGCGGGTTTATAGCTTCGAATTCCCGGAACGCCCCGGCGCCTTGCAGCACTTCTTGGAGGTGCTGGGCACGCGATGGAATATCTCAATGTTTCATTACCGCAGTTTCGGTATGGACTACGGGCGTATTCTCACTGCTTTCGAGAATGTCGGCAATGATGGGGCTTTTGAGCGGCACCTCGCAGAACTCGGCTACCACGCGACTGAGGTTTCCGATTCGGATAGCTATGCGTTCTTCCTGCGCTCCAGCGAGTAG